The following are encoded in a window of Desulfuromonas thiophila genomic DNA:
- a CDS encoding MBL fold metallo-hydrolase has product MTTPEPSTGLPANLAPPSLAPAELYCIDLDLPGREGFRRFISAWLYRDAQLTFVVDPGPLATLPLLLTALRRCQVERLDLILLTHIHIDHAGATGALLREFPQARVVCHAEGVRHLVAPEKLWQGSLKVLGELAQDYGEIVPVAQTAFVAEEQWPTLPLQVVATPGHAVHHQSYLLADLLFAGEVAGVRSPSPAGLYMRPATPPRFDLAIALASVERVLALQPQSLVFAHYGLVPQAQHHLRLARRQLLLWVQGCIRTADLAEDEQPAAFWRYLLTHDAEFARFGGLAADIQARERYFFSNSHRGMRDYVAGLNAAQRAELLARPLPSL; this is encoded by the coding sequence ATGACCACGCCTGAGCCGTCCACCGGCCTGCCCGCCAATCTGGCGCCGCCGTCACTGGCGCCGGCGGAACTGTACTGTATCGATCTGGATCTGCCCGGCCGGGAAGGCTTCCGCCGTTTTATCAGTGCCTGGCTTTACCGCGATGCGCAGCTGACCTTTGTGGTCGACCCCGGTCCGCTGGCCACGCTGCCGCTGTTGCTGACCGCCCTGCGCCGCTGCCAGGTCGAACGCCTCGATCTGATTCTGCTGACCCATATTCATATCGACCATGCCGGCGCCACCGGCGCCCTGTTGCGGGAATTCCCTCAGGCCCGCGTGGTCTGTCATGCCGAGGGGGTGCGTCATCTGGTGGCGCCGGAAAAACTCTGGCAGGGTTCGCTCAAGGTATTGGGTGAGCTGGCGCAGGACTACGGTGAGATCGTGCCGGTGGCGCAGACGGCCTTTGTGGCGGAGGAACAATGGCCGACCCTGCCGTTGCAGGTGGTGGCGACGCCGGGCCACGCCGTGCATCACCAGAGCTATCTGCTGGCTGACCTGCTGTTTGCCGGCGAGGTGGCGGGGGTGCGCAGCCCGTCGCCGGCCGGTCTGTACATGCGGCCGGCCACGCCACCACGCTTCGATCTGGCCATCGCGCTGGCGTCTGTCGAACGGGTACTGGCGCTTCAGCCGCAAAGCCTGGTTTTTGCCCATTACGGGCTGGTGCCGCAAGCGCAGCACCATCTGCGGTTGGCCCGCCGCCAGCTGCTGCTGTGGGTGCAGGGCTGTATCCGTACCGCCGATCTGGCCGAGGATGAACAGCCGGCGGCCTTCTGGCGTTACCTGCTGACGCATGATGCTGAATTTGCCCGCTTCGGCGGTCTGGCAGCCGATATTCAGGCGCGGGAGCGCTATTTCTTCAGCAACAGCCATCGGGGCATGCGCGACTATGTAGCGGGGCTGAACGCGGCCCAGCGCGCCGAGTTACTGGCCCGGCCATTGCCGTCCCTGTGA
- a CDS encoding methyltransferase gives MTLFSSPIGTLQLQRYPTTDDPSLQAWDAADSYLLQQLLQQPGWPAARRIGICNDRFGALSLATLQALAARPGELLSFSDSWLAQEALRRNAAANGYAADLVNGRLQLCDSLTEPDKELDIVLVKIPKSLAFLEDQLCRLRPALRADSLVLAGALCRHLAPGLNTVLEDCIGSCQASLAWKKARLFQARVSAAPRPVPTPTDYLLSPGGVRLRNHANLFSRTRLDSGSALLLQQLDQLPAATQVIDLACGNGVLGLLYAQRHPAARLLFIDESHMALASARLNATELCGCAAPHRFVAGDGLSDCAAASAELILCNPPFHQQHEVGDDTAWRMLRHSRRVLKKNGCLCLVGNRHLGYHSKLKRLFGNCQLLASDARFVVLLARKA, from the coding sequence ATGACGCTGTTTTCAAGCCCGATCGGCACGCTGCAACTACAGCGTTATCCCACCACGGACGACCCTTCTTTGCAGGCCTGGGACGCGGCCGACAGCTACCTGTTGCAGCAGTTGCTGCAGCAGCCCGGCTGGCCGGCCGCGCGCCGCATCGGCATCTGCAACGACCGCTTCGGCGCCCTGAGTCTGGCCACCCTGCAGGCGCTGGCCGCACGGCCGGGGGAATTGCTGAGTTTCAGCGATTCCTGGCTGGCCCAAGAGGCCTTGCGCCGCAATGCGGCGGCCAATGGCTATGCCGCCGATCTTGTCAACGGTCGCCTGCAGCTGTGCGACAGCCTTACAGAACCTGATAAAGAGCTTGATATTGTTCTGGTAAAAATACCGAAATCACTTGCGTTTCTCGAAGATCAGCTCTGTCGTCTACGGCCGGCCCTGCGGGCGGATAGTCTGGTGCTGGCCGGCGCCCTGTGCCGTCATCTGGCACCGGGACTCAATACCGTACTGGAAGACTGCATCGGCTCATGCCAAGCCTCGCTCGCCTGGAAAAAGGCCCGTCTGTTTCAGGCCCGGGTGAGCGCCGCACCACGGCCGGTGCCTACCCCGACCGACTATCTGCTGAGCCCTGGCGGTGTACGGCTGCGGAATCACGCCAACCTGTTCAGCCGCACTCGCCTTGACAGCGGCAGCGCCCTGCTGCTGCAGCAACTCGACCAGTTGCCGGCAGCAACCCAGGTCATTGATCTGGCCTGTGGCAACGGCGTGCTGGGACTGCTTTACGCCCAGCGTCATCCGGCCGCCCGGCTGCTGTTTATCGACGAATCCCACATGGCGCTGGCTTCAGCCCGACTGAACGCCACGGAGCTGTGCGGCTGCGCCGCACCCCACCGCTTTGTCGCCGGTGACGGCCTGAGCGACTGTGCTGCCGCCAGCGCCGAGCTGATCCTGTGCAACCCGCCATTCCACCAGCAGCACGAGGTCGGTGACGACACCGCCTGGCGGATGCTGCGCCACAGTCGCCGGGTGCTGAAAAAAAACGGCTGCCTCTGTCTCGTTGGCAACCGTCATCTGGGTTATCACAGCAAACTCAAACGCCTGTTCGGCAACTGTCAGCTGCTGGCCAGCGACGCCCGCTTTGTCGTGCTGCTGGCCCGCAAGGCCTGA